The following are encoded together in the Drosophila takahashii strain IR98-3 E-12201 chromosome X, DtakHiC1v2, whole genome shotgun sequence genome:
- the LOC108059109 gene encoding ubiquitin carboxyl-terminal hydrolase isozyme L5 yields MAEANPVAGSGSGSGSGGGSKEEPDSSWCLIESDPGVFTELIRGFGCTGAQVEEIWTLDADAFHHLEPIHGLIFLFKWVQDDKPAGRVVRDRSDIFFARQVIPNACATQALLSLLLNLRHPDVDLGDTLNGFKRFCQDLDPVTRGLCLSNEEKIRQVHNSFARPVLFELDMRMAPPDEDVYHFVGYMPIRGRLFELDGLHEGPIELAEIGRDQNWLDVVRPIIEARMQRYSVGEIHFNLMALVSDRQRSYERQIQLLVHQPSPLSHSERQAEIASLRTYVRFEQDKKRRYRQENLRRRHNYLPFIVELLKQLGETGQLMPIYEKAKQRAIQSQVSRCAGLKLKQAQGQ; encoded by the coding sequence ATGGCGGAAGCAAATCCAGTagcaggatcaggatcaggatcaggatcaggagGAGGATCCAAAGAGGAGCCCGACAGCAGCTGGTGCCTCATCGAGAGCGACCCGGGGGTCTTCACCGAACTGATTCGGGGCTTCGGCTGCACGGGCGCCCAGGTGGAGGAGATCTGGACCCTGGACGCCGACGCCTTCCACCACCTGGAGCCCATCCACGGCCTGATCTTCCTGTTCAAGTGGGTGCAGGACGACAAGCCCGCCGGTCGCGTGGTGCGCGATCGGAGCGACATCTTCTTCGCCCGCCAGGTGATCCCGAATGCCTGTGCCACGCAGGCCCTCCTCAGTCTCCTGCTGAACCTCCGCCACCCGGACGTCGATCTGGGCGACACTCTGAACGGCTTCAAGCGCTTCTGCCAGGACCTGGACCCCGTGACCCGGGGCCTCTGCCTGAGCAACGAGGAGAAGATCCGCCAAGTGCACAACTCCTTCGCCCGACCCGTGCTCTTCGAGCTGGACATGCGGATGGCTCCGCCGGACGAGGATGTCTACCACTTCGTGGGCTACATGCCCATTAGGGGCCGTCTGTTCGAGCTGGACGGGCTGCACGAGGGTCCCATCGAGCTGGCCGAGATCGGCAGGGACCAGAACTGGCTGGACGTGGTGAGACCCATCATCGAGGCCCGCATGCAGCGCTACAGCGTCGGGGAGATCCACTTCAACCTGATGGCCCTGGTCTCGGATCGCCAGCGGAGCTACGAGCGGCAGATCCAGCTGCTCGTCCACCAGCCGTCGCCGCTGAGCCACTCGGAGCGGCAGGCGGAGATCGCCAGCCTCAGGACCTACGTGAGATTCGAGCAGGACAAGAAGCGCCGCTACCGCCAGGAGAACCTCCGGCGGCGCCACAACTATCTGCCCTTCATCGTCGAGCTGCTGAAGCAGCTGGGCGAGACCGGCCAGCTGATGCCCATCTACGAGAAGGCCAAGCAGCGGGCCATCCAGAGCCAGGTGTCCAGGTGCGCCGGCCTTAAGCTCAAGCAAGCCCAAGGACagtga